Proteins found in one Anaerobacillus alkaliphilus genomic segment:
- the flgK gene encoding flagellar hook-associated protein FlgK: MRSTFHGLETARRALYTSQTALQTTGHNIANANTPGFSRQRVNLTTTTPWPGGGMDRPAVPGQIGTGVQAGSIQRVREGFLDMQYRSETSKFGYWDTRHTALQKMEDIVNEPSENGLSNALDRFWTSLQDLSVHPEDSGARSVVRQRGVALAETFNYTSQSLMAIQRDLQKQIDVSVKEINSITSQLNAINLQIAKVEPHGYLPNDLYDQRDNLLDRLSQLVNIKVEPVRSGGIASEIAEGKYTVKLLDDHGRDLGITLVDGHRLTNNELAISYDEETGLVDTVKFGPVGFDPKAPGNHQTLSFEDFHAVGKLKADIEAHGYLEKNGVEKGIYPKMLRDLDQMVYTFVQEFNRVHGEGWNLNDVQNGEKGNPINFFSFDGINPTVDQVKGAAFHLRVSDDIMLGGLNNIAASLRGFSGDGANALALATVKDSFLDFGGTTTTVQSFYQGVIGQMAVDTNEAARMVRTTDTLRISVDQRRESIKGVSLDEEMTNLIQFQHAYNAAARSITIVDEMLDRIINGMGVAGR, encoded by the coding sequence ATGCGTTCGACATTTCATGGCTTAGAAACAGCAAGACGAGCCCTCTATACAAGTCAAACGGCGTTACAAACGACCGGTCATAATATAGCAAATGCCAATACACCAGGATTTTCAAGACAACGAGTCAATTTAACAACAACAACACCTTGGCCAGGAGGCGGAATGGACCGCCCAGCGGTTCCAGGACAAATCGGTACAGGTGTACAGGCCGGTTCCATTCAAAGAGTTCGTGAAGGATTCCTAGATATGCAATATCGCTCTGAAACTAGTAAGTTCGGATATTGGGATACTAGACATACAGCTCTTCAAAAAATGGAGGATATTGTGAATGAGCCGAGCGAAAATGGACTTTCTAATGCCTTAGATCGTTTTTGGACATCTCTCCAAGATCTTTCTGTTCATCCAGAAGACTCGGGGGCTCGTTCGGTCGTCCGTCAACGTGGCGTAGCTTTAGCTGAAACCTTCAACTATACATCCCAATCGCTAATGGCTATACAGCGTGATTTACAAAAGCAGATTGATGTTTCAGTAAAAGAAATTAACTCGATTACTAGTCAATTAAATGCTATAAACCTTCAGATTGCAAAGGTAGAACCGCACGGATATCTACCAAATGATTTATACGACCAAAGAGATAACTTACTAGATCGCTTATCACAGCTTGTAAATATTAAAGTTGAGCCAGTTAGAAGTGGTGGAATTGCTAGCGAAATCGCAGAAGGTAAATACACCGTTAAGCTACTTGATGATCATGGCCGTGATTTAGGGATTACCTTAGTTGACGGTCATAGACTAACAAACAATGAATTGGCGATTTCCTATGACGAGGAAACAGGGCTTGTTGATACGGTGAAATTTGGGCCGGTAGGCTTTGATCCAAAGGCACCAGGTAACCATCAAACATTAAGCTTTGAAGATTTCCATGCTGTTGGAAAACTGAAAGCGGATATTGAAGCTCATGGCTATCTTGAAAAAAACGGCGTAGAAAAAGGGATTTATCCAAAAATGCTGAGAGATCTTGACCAAATGGTTTATACGTTTGTTCAAGAGTTTAATAGAGTTCACGGAGAAGGCTGGAATTTAAACGATGTTCAAAACGGGGAAAAAGGCAATCCAATTAACTTTTTCTCGTTCGACGGAATTAACCCTACAGTTGATCAAGTGAAAGGTGCTGCCTTTCATTTAAGAGTTTCCGATGATATTATGCTTGGTGGCTTAAACAATATCGCTGCGTCACTAAGAGGGTTTTCGGGTGATGGTGCGAATGCCCTAGCCTTAGCCACTGTCAAAGATTCCTTCCTTGATTTTGGTGGAACAACAACAACTGTTCAAAGCTTCTATCAAGGAGTGATTGGACAAATGGCCGTTGACACAAACGAAGCCGCGCGTATGGTACGGACAACGGATACATTGCGTATTTCTGTTGACCAACGACGCGAAAGTATTAAAGGTGTTTCTTTAGATGAAGAAATGACAAACCTAATCCAGTTTCAACATGCATACAATGCCGCAGCCAGATCCATTACCATCGTTGACGAAATGCTAGACCGAATTATCAACGGCATGGGCGTCGCTGGTAGATAA
- a CDS encoding flagellar protein FlgN: protein MLKTLPESSMIIGTKDKTEVKKVSAQGIVTAMEKLVQVHEILDKLAGEKTEAIKKGDISHLQSLLQKEVVQVKLLQQLEQERVRHVRSYQREKGFVTENGTLTELLSYVTAEEKHLLATLQQRLLDVIKSLKEKNDLNQKLIHDSLRFVNLSLDMIKPQAETGNYGRPNKEDDEPEGRSLFDSKA, encoded by the coding sequence ATGCTGAAGACGTTGCCAGAAAGTTCTATGATTATTGGAACGAAAGATAAGACGGAGGTGAAAAAGGTGTCTGCCCAAGGAATAGTAACAGCAATGGAAAAGCTCGTGCAAGTTCATGAAATTCTCGACAAGCTTGCAGGTGAAAAAACAGAAGCAATTAAAAAGGGAGACATCTCTCACTTACAGTCGTTATTGCAAAAAGAAGTAGTCCAAGTCAAACTCTTGCAGCAGCTTGAACAAGAGCGAGTAAGGCATGTCCGCTCGTATCAACGGGAAAAGGGATTTGTAACAGAAAACGGAACGTTAACTGAGCTTCTCTCTTATGTAACAGCTGAAGAAAAACATCTCTTAGCCACCTTACAACAAAGACTTCTCGACGTAATAAAAAGTTTAAAAGAAAAGAATGATCTTAATCAAAAGCTCATTCATGATTCGTTACGTTTTGTGAACTTATCCCTTGATATGATCAAACCACAGGCAGAAACAGGGAATTATGGCCGCCCTAATAAAGAGGATGATGAACCAGAAGGTCGCTCACTCTTTGATTCAAAAGCATAA
- the flgM gene encoding flagellar biosynthesis anti-sigma factor FlgM codes for MKINPYSQIQNVYRKQVGKQQPKADVSQKRDQLQISNEAKIMQQETRISTERKERIEALKAQVNAGEYKVNAEDVARKFYDYWNER; via the coding sequence ATGAAAATCAATCCTTACTCACAAATTCAAAATGTGTACAGAAAACAAGTCGGTAAACAACAACCGAAAGCTGATGTCTCTCAAAAACGAGACCAATTACAAATCTCTAATGAAGCAAAAATAATGCAGCAGGAAACGCGCATTTCTACAGAACGTAAAGAACGTATTGAAGCTCTAAAAGCTCAAGTGAATGCTGGTGAATACAAAGTAAATGCTGAAGACGTTGCCAGAAAGTTCTATGATTATTGGAACGAAAGATAA
- a CDS encoding TIGR03826 family flagellar region protein: MADILNCPRCNKIFVKNLRDVCTDCYKKEEEDYQTVHQFVRKKDNRMASIIEVEEATGVDKLYIYKFIRQGRIHLASFPNLAYPCESCGKMIREGRICSSCKENITTGVARSEREKDFQARKRADENKKFTTYHSLKDRLK, from the coding sequence ATGGCAGACATTCTAAATTGTCCACGCTGTAATAAAATTTTTGTGAAAAATTTACGCGATGTATGTACCGATTGTTATAAAAAAGAAGAAGAGGACTATCAGACAGTCCATCAATTTGTTCGAAAAAAAGATAACAGAATGGCTTCGATTATTGAAGTAGAAGAAGCTACAGGTGTTGATAAATTATATATTTATAAATTTATCCGCCAGGGACGTATTCACTTAGCAAGCTTTCCAAATCTTGCATACCCGTGTGAGTCTTGTGGAAAGATGATAAGAGAAGGGCGTATTTGTAGTAGTTGTAAAGAGAATATCACAACAGGTGTAGCCAGGTCTGAGCGTGAAAAGGATTTCCAAGCTCGAAAACGTGCTGATGAAAACAAGAAATTTACAACGTATCATTCATTAAAAGATAGATTAAAATAA
- a CDS encoding ComF family protein — translation MHCLWCHSSFVPKTNWQYLFGITTKTYLCPQCSKRLEEIQGPLCDKCGRPFNHLEPQYRQENLCTDCVRWGDGPLTKNRSLYVYNDFLQEVISKWKFRGDAELSKLFTPQLKKLIKQLEPFDFIVPIPLSYERSYERGFNQAKLLTEGLQYPIVEALVKPINSTKQSKKTRSERLEQKELFHISSVDVTNKTILLVDDIYTTGATLYSAAKILKEHGAKKVFSVTVARG, via the coding sequence ATGCACTGCCTATGGTGTCACAGTTCCTTTGTGCCAAAAACGAATTGGCAATATCTATTTGGGATCACAACAAAAACCTATCTTTGCCCCCAGTGCAGCAAAAGGCTAGAAGAAATCCAAGGTCCACTCTGCGATAAATGTGGACGACCATTTAACCACCTAGAACCCCAGTATCGACAAGAGAACCTCTGCACCGACTGCGTTCGTTGGGGAGATGGTCCATTAACAAAAAATCGCTCACTGTACGTCTACAATGATTTTTTACAAGAAGTCATCTCCAAGTGGAAATTCCGTGGTGATGCAGAGTTATCGAAACTATTCACTCCGCAGCTCAAAAAGCTCATCAAACAACTTGAGCCGTTTGACTTCATCGTACCCATTCCATTAAGCTATGAAAGAAGCTACGAACGAGGCTTTAACCAAGCTAAGTTACTTACCGAGGGACTACAGTATCCTATCGTAGAGGCTTTAGTGAAACCAATTAACTCAACCAAACAAAGCAAGAAAACCCGAAGTGAACGACTCGAGCAAAAAGAACTTTTTCATATCAGTTCCGTAGACGTAACAAACAAAACAATTCTTCTGGTCGACGATATTTACACTACCGGAGCTACCCTCTACTCAGCCGCTAAGATTTTAAAAGAACATGGTGCGAAAAAAGTGTTTTCAGTTACGGTAGCTAGAGGGTAA
- a CDS encoding DEAD/DEAH box helicase yields the protein MNDHFLEPDPQCGTAISCLPDFQKPPLNPNYQFSKPLQQTLTGRKLLLQEIPFPIEIIHEHYQNGYLTYHKGITNTTCTRCGNSQNHLFASHECSRCNRTCTYCRHCITMGKVSECSPLVTWVGPPIHYDKRERALHWEGTLSEGQKHASNKIVGAVGLPKKLLIWAVCGAGKTEILFEGINKAIELGQTVLIATPRSDVVHELTPRIKAVFPKISVLSLYGGSEDRGKEGQLVIATTHQLLRYYHHFDFVVIDEVDAFPFSFDPMLKYAANNAAKPEGTTILLTATPDKKLQKAKYIDIVKIPKRFHGFPLPVPTIQWSGNWRKLLKKQQILKVVLHWLKQRGSQQTFLFVPSVAVLNQLVPLLQKQFSSLEGVHSEDPNRREKVQKFRAKEIQILVTTTILERGVTVLNVAVAVYGADDDVFTESALVQISGRVGRSTEFPTGDIVFFHYGKTEAMLDAIDHIEKMNKLGGF from the coding sequence ATGAACGATCACTTTCTTGAACCTGACCCGCAGTGCGGGACCGCTATAAGTTGTCTCCCTGATTTTCAAAAACCACCACTTAATCCAAACTATCAATTCTCAAAACCTCTGCAACAGACTCTCACCGGACGAAAGCTTCTCCTTCAAGAAATTCCTTTTCCGATCGAAATCATCCATGAACATTATCAAAATGGTTATCTCACCTACCATAAAGGAATTACCAATACTACCTGTACCCGCTGCGGCAATTCACAAAACCATTTATTTGCTTCTCACGAATGTTCCAGATGTAATCGAACCTGCACATACTGTCGTCACTGTATCACCATGGGCAAGGTTTCGGAGTGTTCACCTTTAGTTACCTGGGTTGGTCCTCCCATCCACTACGATAAGAGAGAACGGGCTCTTCACTGGGAAGGAACCCTCTCAGAAGGTCAGAAACATGCTTCCAACAAAATCGTCGGCGCGGTAGGTTTACCGAAAAAACTCCTAATCTGGGCAGTCTGTGGTGCAGGGAAAACCGAGATCCTCTTTGAAGGCATTAACAAAGCCATTGAACTTGGACAAACTGTCTTAATCGCCACGCCAAGAAGTGATGTTGTTCATGAGTTAACACCGCGGATTAAAGCCGTTTTCCCGAAAATATCTGTTCTCTCCTTATATGGAGGAAGTGAAGACCGTGGCAAAGAAGGTCAGCTAGTCATTGCGACCACACACCAACTTCTCCGTTACTATCACCACTTTGATTTTGTCGTCATCGATGAAGTCGACGCCTTCCCATTTTCCTTTGATCCGATGTTAAAATATGCTGCCAACAACGCAGCCAAGCCAGAGGGAACAACGATCCTACTTACCGCGACCCCGGATAAAAAGCTTCAAAAAGCAAAATACATCGACATCGTCAAAATCCCAAAACGTTTCCACGGCTTTCCATTGCCCGTTCCAACAATCCAATGGTCAGGCAACTGGCGCAAGCTTCTTAAAAAACAACAAATCCTAAAAGTAGTCCTTCACTGGCTAAAGCAACGAGGAAGCCAGCAAACCTTTCTGTTCGTCCCATCTGTCGCTGTCCTCAACCAGCTTGTCCCACTCCTCCAAAAGCAATTTTCATCATTAGAAGGCGTTCACTCCGAAGATCCAAACCGCCGCGAAAAGGTCCAAAAGTTCCGGGCAAAAGAAATTCAAATTTTAGTAACAACAACCATTCTCGAGCGAGGGGTGACCGTCCTGAACGTAGCTGTCGCAGTCTATGGTGCTGACGATGACGTCTTTACCGAGAGTGCTCTTGTCCAAATCTCCGGTCGAGTCGGTCGCAGTACCGAATTCCCAACAGGCGACATTGTCTTTTTCCATTACGGCAAAACAGAAGCGATGTTAGATGCCATCGACCATATTGAAAAAATGAATAAACTAGGAGGCTTTTAA
- a CDS encoding DegV family protein — protein sequence MTKIAVVTDSTAYIPKQQRDELGITMVPLNVIFGNESYKEEVEITTADFYEMIKRIENLPTTSQPPIGEFAAEFERLASEGYTEIISIHLSSKISGTYQSAVAAASMVEGIKVTAFDSEISCMPQGFYVLEAVKLANEGKASEEIIARLNEMKTKVKAYFMADDLSHLHRGGRLSGAQAFIGSLLQIKPVLHFVEGKIVPFEKVRTSKKALNRIFGLLDEDAKTGEPIQIVVIHGNCEEEAEKIQAQLQSEYPHANIMISYFGPVIGTHLGEGSIGIGWYLK from the coding sequence ATGACGAAGATAGCAGTTGTAACAGATAGTACGGCCTACATACCTAAGCAACAAAGGGACGAACTAGGAATTACGATGGTGCCATTGAATGTTATATTTGGAAATGAGTCATACAAAGAAGAAGTAGAAATCACCACAGCTGATTTCTATGAAATGATTAAACGAATTGAAAATCTACCAACAACATCTCAGCCACCAATCGGCGAGTTTGCTGCGGAGTTTGAAAGACTAGCAAGTGAAGGCTATACAGAAATCATTTCTATCCATCTTTCTAGCAAAATTAGTGGGACCTATCAATCTGCTGTCGCAGCTGCAAGCATGGTTGAAGGAATTAAAGTTACTGCGTTTGACTCTGAAATTAGCTGTATGCCACAAGGATTTTATGTCCTAGAGGCAGTAAAACTTGCCAACGAAGGTAAGGCGTCAGAAGAAATCATTGCACGCCTAAATGAAATGAAAACGAAAGTTAAAGCCTACTTTATGGCAGATGACTTAAGCCACCTTCATCGTGGCGGTCGCTTAAGCGGTGCGCAAGCATTTATCGGTAGTCTTCTCCAAATTAAGCCTGTCCTTCACTTTGTCGAAGGGAAAATTGTCCCGTTTGAAAAAGTCCGTACGTCGAAAAAAGCACTTAACCGTATTTTTGGTCTTCTTGATGAAGATGCAAAAACAGGTGAACCAATTCAGATTGTTGTGATTCATGGGAACTGTGAAGAGGAAGCTGAAAAAATTCAGGCCCAACTACAGTCAGAATATCCTCATGCAAACATCATGATTAGCTACTTTGGTCCGGTGATTGGTACCCACCTAGGTGAAGGTAGCATTGGGATTGGCTGGTACCTTAAGTAG
- a CDS encoding response regulator, translated as MYDTQEKIIKIVIIDDHQLFREGVKRILAMENNFEIVAEGDDGSKAIDLVEQFHPDVILMDINMPKVNGVEATRRLIELYPDIKVLILSIHDDESYVTHVLKTGASGYLLKEMDADSLIEAVRVVADGGAYIHPKVTHNLINEYRRLACEPANDVEIGFREVEYRRPLHILTRRECEVLQLMTDGKSNRSIGEILFISEKTVKNHVSNILQKMNVNDRTQAVVEAIKNGWVMVR; from the coding sequence ATGTACGATACTCAAGAAAAGATTATCAAAATAGTAATTATTGATGACCATCAGCTTTTTCGTGAAGGAGTAAAACGTATCCTGGCGATGGAAAATAATTTTGAAATTGTCGCAGAGGGTGACGACGGTTCAAAAGCAATTGACCTTGTTGAACAATTTCATCCTGATGTTATATTAATGGATATCAATATGCCGAAGGTGAACGGGGTAGAGGCAACACGTCGACTTATTGAATTGTACCCAGACATCAAAGTGCTGATATTATCAATTCACGATGACGAGTCATACGTGACACATGTATTAAAAACAGGAGCTTCCGGTTACTTATTAAAAGAAATGGATGCTGATTCATTAATTGAAGCAGTGAGAGTTGTTGCTGACGGCGGAGCTTACATCCATCCAAAGGTGACTCATAACTTAATTAACGAATATCGCCGATTAGCGTGCGAGCCGGCAAATGATGTGGAAATTGGTTTTCGAGAAGTAGAATACCGTCGTCCATTACATATTTTAACAAGACGCGAATGTGAAGTCTTGCAATTAATGACCGATGGAAAAAGCAATCGCTCGATCGGTGAAATTTTATTTATTAGTGAAAAAACAGTTAAGAACCATGTAAGTAATATCTTACAAAAAATGAACGTAAACGACCGTACGCAAGCCGTTGTAGAAGCGATTAAGAACGGTTGGGTAATGGTGAGATAG
- a CDS encoding sensor histidine kinase: MANKTQLDDILKKMLETVSSSKEQVFDITEQSRGEFSQLQLELAQVQMKVASVIENTDRTEIHARFARNRLAEVSKNFVKFTDEEVRNAYEQANDFQVKLALLRQEEKQLRERRDSIERRLVAIQETIQKAEKLVGQISVVINYLTSDLQEVTTILEDAKELQEFGLKIIEAQEEERKRVSREIHDGPAQMMANVLLRSELVERIYREKGIDDALKEIRDLRGMVKNSLSEVRRIIYDLRPMALDDLGLIPTLAKYLKNFQEHTGMAVSFKTIGKEERLPAALEIAIFRFVQEAVQNAHKHAKPKQVQVKMEIKATKVIVIIKDDGKGFDQSEKKEGAFGLLGMKERVNMLKGEMTIDSKINRGTLIILAVPIHT, translated from the coding sequence ATGGCGAATAAAACACAACTAGATGATATTTTGAAGAAGATGCTCGAAACTGTTAGTTCTAGTAAAGAGCAGGTTTTTGATATAACTGAGCAATCAAGAGGTGAATTTTCACAATTACAACTGGAATTGGCTCAAGTGCAAATGAAAGTAGCGTCTGTTATTGAAAATACGGACCGGACAGAGATCCATGCTCGTTTTGCTCGCAACCGCTTAGCCGAGGTTAGTAAGAACTTTGTGAAGTTTACCGATGAAGAGGTTCGAAATGCCTATGAGCAAGCTAATGACTTCCAAGTCAAACTGGCATTATTGCGGCAGGAAGAAAAGCAGCTTCGTGAACGACGTGATTCGATCGAGCGTAGGCTTGTTGCTATTCAAGAAACCATTCAGAAAGCTGAAAAGCTTGTTGGGCAAATCTCCGTTGTCATTAATTACTTAACTAGTGACCTTCAAGAAGTCACGACTATCTTAGAAGATGCAAAAGAGCTTCAAGAGTTTGGCTTAAAAATCATTGAAGCACAAGAAGAAGAGCGAAAACGCGTGTCGCGAGAAATTCATGATGGCCCCGCACAAATGATGGCAAATGTCTTGTTACGTTCAGAGTTAGTCGAACGCATCTACCGTGAAAAAGGTATTGATGATGCACTTAAGGAAATTCGTGATTTACGGGGAATGGTCAAGAATTCACTATCGGAAGTAAGACGTATTATTTATGATTTGCGACCAATGGCTTTAGATGATCTCGGCTTAATCCCAACATTAGCAAAATATCTAAAAAACTTTCAAGAACACACAGGTATGGCAGTTAGTTTTAAAACCATAGGAAAAGAAGAGCGTTTACCTGCTGCACTGGAAATAGCGATCTTCCGTTTTGTCCAAGAGGCAGTACAAAATGCTCACAAGCATGCAAAACCTAAACAGGTTCAAGTCAAAATGGAAATAAAGGCTACGAAAGTAATTGTCATTATTAAAGATGATGGAAAAGGCTTTGATCAATCCGAGAAAAAAGAAGGTGCTTTTGGATTATTGGGGATGAAAGAGCGTGTCAATATGCTGAAAGGTGAAATGACCATCGACTCAAAGATAAACAGAGGTACGTTGATTATACTAGCTGTTCCAATTCATACATAA
- a CDS encoding YigZ family protein, protein MLSSYFTVKGYGEHEIVIQKSRFITYVDRVTTEADAQAFIEKIKKKHWDANHNCSAYMIGENDLIQKANDDGEPSGTAGVPILEVLKKRGLKDTVVVVTRYFGGIKLGAGGLIRAYGSSTSEGLNATGIVERKLMQIFHTKVDYTWLGKLENELRDSRYLIKEINYLDNVEIVTYVTSGEEDAFRSWITDLTNGQAEIVLGDQEYLEQDV, encoded by the coding sequence TTGCTTTCATCATATTTTACAGTTAAAGGGTATGGCGAACATGAGATTGTCATTCAAAAATCTAGATTTATTACCTACGTGGATCGGGTGACAACCGAAGCTGATGCCCAAGCGTTCATAGAGAAAATTAAGAAAAAACATTGGGATGCTAATCACAATTGTTCGGCTTATATGATTGGTGAAAACGATCTTATTCAAAAGGCCAATGATGATGGCGAGCCTAGCGGAACTGCTGGTGTGCCAATACTTGAGGTGTTAAAGAAGCGCGGCTTAAAGGATACAGTTGTTGTCGTGACTCGATATTTCGGTGGGATAAAATTAGGTGCTGGCGGGTTAATTCGCGCGTATGGCAGCTCCACAAGCGAAGGGTTAAACGCCACTGGAATAGTTGAACGGAAGCTCATGCAAATTTTTCATACGAAGGTTGATTACACTTGGCTCGGGAAATTGGAAAATGAGTTGCGGGATTCACGTTATCTCATTAAGGAGATTAATTACTTAGATAATGTGGAGATTGTCACCTATGTAACTAGTGGCGAAGAAGATGCTTTCCGTAGTTGGATTACTGATTTGACAAATGGTCAAGCTGAGATTGTGTTAGGCGATCAGGAGTATTTGGAGCAGGATGTTTAG
- a CDS encoding LCP family protein, giving the protein MALTRSEKKKEKRRKSGTYKFLKTTGLILVTLMVLIGGAFGYFVMKAADVTTSAQTSLERGDRSEKRLVPVNPSKDNISVLFLGLDDRDGGLKGRTDALLLATFNKKENSVKMVSVPRDARVELIGRDRMDKINHAHAFGGVDMTIATVENLLDLPVDYFVKLNFDAFMEIIDALGGIEVEVPFAFTEMDSNDVQGAISIKEGLQLLDGEEALAYSRMRKKDPRGDIGRGERQQQVLEGIIKKGSSLSSINKFDDVMKSIENNLATNLSFGNILSLHSYSSGLRNIERLTIEGKNASIKGIYYYELIPESVKEISTTLREHLEVTN; this is encoded by the coding sequence ATGGCTCTTACTAGAAGTGAGAAGAAAAAAGAAAAACGCAGAAAAAGTGGAACATATAAATTTTTAAAAACGACAGGGTTAATCCTTGTCACATTAATGGTTTTAATTGGTGGAGCTTTCGGTTACTTTGTAATGAAAGCAGCAGACGTTACGACTAGTGCTCAAACGAGTCTTGAGCGCGGTGATCGTTCTGAGAAACGACTTGTTCCTGTTAACCCAAGCAAAGATAATATATCCGTTCTTTTCCTTGGGCTAGACGATCGTGACGGTGGCTTGAAAGGCCGTACAGATGCTTTACTGCTAGCTACGTTTAACAAAAAAGAAAATTCGGTGAAGATGGTCAGTGTTCCACGTGATGCTAGAGTTGAACTCATTGGCCGTGATCGTATGGATAAGATCAATCATGCTCATGCTTTTGGTGGTGTTGATATGACTATTGCGACGGTTGAAAACTTACTTGACCTTCCAGTTGATTATTTTGTAAAACTGAACTTTGATGCTTTTATGGAAATCATTGATGCCTTAGGCGGAATTGAAGTTGAAGTACCATTTGCGTTTACAGAAATGGATAGTAACGACGTTCAAGGAGCTATTTCCATTAAAGAAGGCTTACAGCTTTTAGATGGCGAAGAAGCTTTAGCTTACTCTCGTATGCGTAAGAAAGATCCGCGCGGAGACATTGGTCGTGGCGAAAGACAACAACAGGTGTTAGAAGGAATTATTAAAAAGGGATCATCTCTATCATCCATTAATAAATTCGACGATGTGATGAAAAGCATCGAAAATAACTTAGCAACAAACTTAAGCTTCGGAAATATTTTAAGCCTTCACTCGTATAGCTCTGGCTTACGAAATATTGAGCGACTAACGATTGAAGGAAAGAATGCTTCAATTAAAGGGATTTATTATTACGAATTAATTCCGGAATCAGTAAAAGAAATTTCTACAACATTACGTGAGCATTTAGAAGTCACGAACTAA